The genome window TCCCACTTAAGTCGTCGTATTTGATTTTGTAGGATTGTTCACGATAAATACCTTTTTGAAGGCCGATTATTTTCTCATCATAAAACTTATCGTCTGTGTTTTCGATGCTTGAAAAAGTAAAGTAGCTGTGCTCGAATACTGGAGAAGATGTAGGAAATGGGTCTGCAGAAGATGTTTCCTCTACGTCCACAGATTTAGCCTTTATTTTTTCAATTGCATCCAATATTAGATTTTTGTTCCTCCGATTTTCCCAGAAGCCTGTTAGAAATACTCCGTTCTTATTGATAATCCGAACGTACCAGTGTTTGATATAGCTCACAATATATATAACCATGCCTCCCAGGAATGCAATCTGTACGACCTTAAGCCAAAATGTATGGTTGTACAACCACTCCCAAAACAGACTAGAAATTAGGCTCGAGAGGAATATAGTAAAGAAGCCAAAGAGTCTTTCTTCTGTATGGGAATGGAAGTTGTAGTTGATTTCACCAACGTCTGAATATGAAAATTCAGATTGCCCCTCGTAGTTTAGTGATTTTGAGGTTATAACGGCTTTGTCGTCGTAAAATTCTTGTGTAACTTTTCCGAGATTTCGTAATGGATAAAACGACATAATCTTAATCATAACTTCCCTGCGCCTCCATTGTTTTCAGCAGGTGACAGTCACTTTTAAAGTGACTGTCACCTTGATGTTTTTACGCAACCTTCTTTACATTTAACCCGATGTCCGCCCCCTCCAGCGCGGACTGTGACCCAAGCACCACCACCGCATCGGACTTGGCGGCTTTTTCCAGTACCTCGCCGAAAGCGATGAAATCCTCGCCGTTCGTCGAAAGCACCTGGTTGCGGATCTTCTGGCGCATCTCGTCACTGCGTCCTGTTAAATACCGCATCAGTGATGTGTATCCCTTTGCGTCGGGTAGTTGGTAGGCGTCCAGTTCGCCGATGGCGGCAATCACGGCTTTCTTCAACTCGTTGTCCGAAAGACGCGCTGCGTCCAGTTTTTTCAAGAAGGCGGCGGCTTTGTCGTAATTCTCGATGGTGGCGGCGATGTTCGGGTCGCGGTACGAAAGGTAGGTGAACACGCCTGTCGCGTCGTCGAATTGCGCGAAAGCGCCGTACGCGCCGCCCTGCACACGGATTTTTTCCCACAGGTGCGTCATCCCCAGATAGCCGATGACCACCTGCGAAGAACCGTCGAATTCATAGCCCAGGTCATATAAATTTGCGCCTTTGCCAACATAACTGACCTGCGCGGGGATCGCCAAACCTTCCTTTTTGGTTTCAGGTTGGACGTTGAGTGGCGAAAGTTCCGCATCTTTCACGGGCAAGGCGAAGATGAAATTCTCAACATGCGGTTGAATGATCTTCCAGTTCGCTGCGTCGAGCGTCACGTTGGCGGTCAATGTCTTGCAGTTGATCAACGCCTCGCGCATCGCTTCCAGTTTTGCCAGCGCCTTCTTCCAATTCTTGTCCACGTCATGCGCGAGTTCGCGCAGCGCAAAGAGATAGCCGATGCCTTTCGTTTGGTCGGTTACCCAGCCCGCGCCGCCGAACTGCGAGCGCAGGCGCATGTTCGCAAAGCGGTGTCCCGCAGGCGCAAGCGCGGATTCCAGTTCCGCTTTTTCCTCCAACACGATCTGCTTGAAGCGTTCACGGTCGTCGAATTTGGTTGTCAGCAGGACGTCCCGCAAAATTCCCAGCATCTCGTTCGCCTGACCCACTGTGGACTTGCCGCGGATCATCAGCATCGCCCGCGTCTCTCTCGACGTTTGGGTTGTCAGGCTGACCGAGGAACCGTGGATTCCGCCCGTGCTTTTCCCGATCCGCTGGGACAGTTTGACGAAGTCCTCGGTTTCGGTCCCCATCTCGAACAGCGCGCGCGCGAAGATGTCCGTCAGCGGGAGCAAGTCCTGCGGCATGGCGCGCAGGTCGAAGGCAAGGTCAAGGTAAAAAATGCCGTTGGTGAAGATGTCGTGAAACAGCACTTTTGCATCCTGCACCTGGAGCTCTTCGATGGGAATGGTGCTGACGTGTTTATCCAGATCCTTCAACTCGAGCGTGGGGATGTTCGCCAGCGCTTCGGGTGAGTCGGGGGTCTCCTGCATTTTTTTGAGCTGCTTCGTATTTTTCACGTGCCTACAGAGGTCGTCTTCGCTCATCGTCTCGCGTGCGGATTTGAGTCGGGTTTGTTCCTGCTCTTCGAGACGCTGACCAAGTTCGGGGTCGGGTTTGAAGCGGATGATCGTCCGATGGACGTTATCCAGCAAATGAGTCTGGATCATCTTTTCGAAATAGCGCGGATCGGTCGCGAGTCGTGTCTTCAATTCACTGAGCGGCGCTTCGAAGGCGAGCAGTTTGAAGGCGTCGTCGTCGTGCAGCCAGGTGGTCAGGGCACGCAGCATGAGCGCGATGCCGCGCGGGAACGCGCCCGTGTTATTTTCGCGCAGGGCGAACTCGATGGTGTTGATGGATGCGGCGAGGGTATCGGGGTCGATCCCGCCGGTGACGAGTTTTTGCAGGGTGTCGAAGATCAGCTTCTCGATCTTCCTCGCGTGGCGTGCGCGTGTCCCTTTCAAGCCCGTCGAAAAGATCATCTCGCGCAGTTCGCTTTCGAGGCCGATGCCCGCCAGGTCTTCACCAAGACCCGAATCGGTCAGCGCTTTTTTGAGCGGCGACGCGGGCGTGCCGATCAGCGCGTGTGCCAGGATCTGAAAACTTAAGTTCAACACGGGGTCGGAGGTGTTGGGCAGTTTCCAGTTGACCGTGAAGTAATGTTTTTTATCAAGGTCTTCGCCTTCACTGGCGGCGTAGGCATATTCGATCTTCTTCGGGCGTTTGAACGGCTTGGCAGGCGGCACTGCCGATTTGACCTTTTTCCTTTTGTACGGCTTGAGATAGCTTTCCATCAGTTTGAGGCGCGCCTCGGGGTCGTCGTTTCCATAGAAGAAAATGAACGCGTTGGACGGATGGTAATAACTCTCCCAGAACGCGCGGAAGGTTTCGTAGGTCAGGTCAGGGATGGTCGCTGGGTCGCCGCCCGAGTCCACGCCGTAGATGTGCCTGGGGAACAGCGTTTCGATGACCACTTTTGCCAGCAGGTTTTCAGGTGACGAATACGCACCCTTCATTTCGTTGAAGACCACGCCCTTGTAGGTCAGCGGTTCGGTGGGATCGGCGATCTCGTAGTGCCAGCCTTCCTGCATCAAGGTCTGCTCGGTGATGCGCGGATGCAGGACAGCATCCATGTACACGTCGATCAGGTTGTAGAAATCTTTTTCGTTCTGGCTCGCCACGGGATAGCAGGTTTTATCGGGGAATGTGAACGCGTTGACGAAGGTCGCCAGTGAACCTTTCAGCAATTCCACGAACGGTTCCTTGACCGGGTACTTCTCCGAGCCGCCCAGCACCGAGTGCTCAAGGATGTGCGCCACGCCCGTCGAATCTTTTGGCGTGGTGCGGAAGTTGATGCTGAATACTTTGTTTTCATCTTCATTGATGACCGATAACAGCCGTGCACCCGTGCGCTTGTGCTCGTACAACTGCACCAGCGAGTTGATCTCGGGAATCTGCTGTTCCTTGATAAGGGTGAATGATTTGGACATGGGTTTCCTTTTGGTTTCAGGTTAAGGTCGAAGGTTTTCAACGTACAACATTCAACCTTGAACCTTCAAATTTTTCCTAAACTTTTCTCGTAACTCATTGATCGGCTTAAGTTTACCCCGTTCTGAATAAAACCACATTTCCCAGCCATTGGCGGGCGCATTGGATAGTTCCCTCGCCACAGCGTGGATCGAACCGATGAGTTTTCCGCATTTGATATGTCCATTGGCGAGGATGATGGCTTCGCGTTTGCCTTTTGCGAAGACGAGTTTCCCGCCCACCTTTAGGTATCCATTCTCGACCAGCGCCCCGAACGGTACCCGAACCTGATTCCGTTTCTCGGGCAGGTCCAACCCCTCAGCAGGCGCGGACTTGACCGCCGCGGTCCGTTTCTCTGCGATCTTGATATATTTTTTGTCGCGTTCGATGCCGATGAAATTCCGCCCAAGTTTCTTTGCCACCGCGCCCGTCGTACCGCTCCCGAAGAATGGATCAAGCACTACGTCGCCCGGGTTGGTGCTGGAGAGGATGACTCTGTACAGAAGGGCTTCAGGTTTCTGGGTGGGGTGGGCCTTCGTCCCGTTGGTTTTGAGACGTTCCTTTCCCGTTGCCAATGGGATGACCCAATCACTGCGCATTTGCAGGTCATCGTTCAGGGCTTTCATCGCCTTGTGGTTGAAGGTGTATTTCGCGCCTTTTTCCTTTTGCGCCCACAGCATGGTCTCGTGCGCGTTGGTGAAACGCACGCCACGGAAGTTCGGCATGGGATTGGTTTTCAGCCAGATGACATCGTTGAGAATCCAAAATCCCAAGTCCTGCATGATCGCACCGACGCGGAAAATGTTGTGATACGAGCCAATGACCCAGATCGTACCCGTCTCTTTCAATACCCTTCGGCTAGCGCGTAGCCAATTGAGCGTAAACTCATCATACTCGGCAAAACTCGAAAACTTATCCCAGCGATTGTTGACCGCATCCACTTTGGTATTGTTCGGGCGGTACAGGTCATTTTGCAGTTGCAGATTGTACGGCGGATCGGCAAATACCAAACCCACCGAATTCTCGGGCAGGGAATTGAGTATCTTGATGCAGTCGCCTTGCAGGATCTGGTTGAGGGGGAGGGTCATAGTAGCCATCCCTTCTCAATGGTTTTTGCTTGCTTAATGAAGAAGGTTTTGACCGTTTGCCAATCAACAGATTTTAGTAAAACAGGATTTGTTTCTTCTTCGGCATTATCGAAGAATACAAAACGTTTTGTGACCTGAACTTCAAAATCTCTAACAGAAGGATATTTTTGGGTGGATAAGTCTAATAATTTTCGCAAAGTGATTTGTTGACATATAAAATACAGATCATAAAAATCTTTGCGGGAGGCGCGTGCTAGTAAGGCGTCAAACTTCATTAGTGCAATATCTTCAATATTGGCGAGGCGAACATTCCCAACCGTGATAAGCGGAGAAACTAATGAATACCCGTATCCATAAAAACCAACGCGTACATCATTGACGAGGTAAACAAGATTTCCCCATGATGAATCGCTTAAGTTGAATTGAAATGGGGTAAGTGCCTTTTCGATGACATTTCGAATGGAAGGAATATCTTCTGATGGTGAAAAGAAGTCAAGATCAACTGATAAACGATGTCCGATTTGAAGTGATAAAGCTGTTCCGCCAGCAAGATAAAAACTGGAGGCAAGATCAGATTGCATGAATCCTTCCAACACTTCCCGCATGGGGTTGGATATGGTGTTCCAGAATATTTGTTTCATGAAGGAATATCCAACACGATTTCCCAAAATCTACGATGAGGCTGCGGAAGTTTATCCTTCCCGAATTTCTTGACCCATGCTGAAACCTGCTCTTGAGCGTATGCCCCAAATAGCCACTTAATTTCCGCTCGATTTCCGAACTGTAAAACTCTCTCGATGATGATATGAGCATCTATATCAGGATTTAACTTGGAAAAATCATACTCCTGAAAGAAAGGCGCTAGGGAGGAGGGGATACTATTCACAGCCCAAATTATACCCGGCACGGACTTCTCCTCAACAGCCCCTTTAATCGGCTACAATTCGCCTTCATGAAATCATCCACAAGGCTTTTTACATGGCATTGATCAGCGTGCAGGAGGTCAGCATTGGCTTCGGCGGGCAGAAGCTCCTGGAGGATGTCAGTTTCCAGATCGAGCGCGGCGAACGCGTCGGCTTGTTGGGGCGCAACGGCATGGGCAAGTCCACGCTGTTGAAGATGCTCAACGACGATTTCATGCCGCACACAGGTGTCATCGCCCGTCAGCAAAATACGCGCGTTGCCTATCTCCCGCAGGACGTGCCTCTAAACCTTGAAGGACGCATCGCGGACATTATTGCTTCGGGCTTGATCGATTCCGATTTCGCCGAAGACGAACACCATTGGAAGCGCGACAATCAAGTGCAGAAAACCATCTCGCTGATGGAACTCGACGGCGATGCCCGCTTTGAAACTTTGTCTGCTGGAATGAAGCGCCGCGTCATTCTTGCCCGCGGCTTGGTCTGCAACCCAGACTTTTTACTGCTCGACGAACCCACCAACCACCTCGACATCCAAGCCATTGATTGGCTCGAAGATTTTCTCAAGCGCTGGGGCGGCACACTGTTATTCGTCACGCACGACCGCGTCTTTTTGCAGAAACTCGCCACCCGTATCATCGAACTGGATCGTGGCAAGGTTTACGATTGGGCGTGCGATTACCCGACTTTCCTCGAACGCAAGGAAGCCATGCTTGATGCCGAGCAAACCCGGAACGCCGTTTTCGATAAAAAACTTGCGCAGGAAGAGCAATGGATTCGCAAGGGCATCGAAGCGCGCCGTACCCGCAACGAGGGACGTGTCCGCGCCTTGAAGCGTTTGCGTCAGGCGCGCACAGAACGGCGCGAGCTACTCGGCAAGGTAAAGATGCAGATCGGCTCCAAGAAGCGTTCGGGCAGGCTGGTCATTGAAGCCGAGAATGTCAGTTATGCCTACAGTGAGAAACCCATCATCCGCGATTTCACCACCACCATTCAGCGCGGCGACAAGATCGGTATCGTCGGTGCGAATGGTTCGGGCAAGACCACGCTGCTTAAATTACTCATGGGGCAACTCCAACCGCAGGCAGGCGAAGTCCGTCATGGCACAAACCTCGACATCGTGTATTTCGACCAACTCCGCACCCAACTCGACGAATCGAAATCCGTGCTTGATAACGTCGGGCAGGGACGCGACACCGTCACTATCAACGGGCGCACGCGCAACCTGATGGGCTATCTCGAAGATTTCCTCTTCACGCGCGACCGCGTCCGCGCGCCCATCACTGCGCTTTCGGGCGGCGAGCGTAACCGTCTTCTGCTTGCGCGTCTTTTCGCCATGCCCGCCAATCTGATCATCCTCGACGAGCCTACCAACGACCTCGACATCGAAACGCTCGAGATCCTCGAAGACCTGCTGCTCGATTACGAAGGCACGCTCCTGCTTGTCAGCCACGACCGCGCCTTTCTCAATAACATCGTCACCAGCACGTTGATTCTGGATGGCTCTGGCGATGTAAAAGAATTTATTGGCGGATACGAAGACTGGCAAAGACAATTGGATGAAGCCCTCGCCTCGCCCGTCCCTGCTTTGCAGGGGATACCTAACACTAAGCTTGTCTCAATAACCCAAACCGAATCCAAGCCTGATGCGAAATCTCGCAAGTTAAGTTACAACGAAAAACGCGAACTCGAAAAACTTCCCAAACGCATCGAAGCGCTTGAAACTGAATTACATGAATTGAATCAAAAAATGGAATCTCCTTCCTTCTATCAACAGGAAGGTTCGCTCATCACCCAGGCTGTCGAGCGGCTGGAACAGATTCACAAAGAACTCTCCCAAGCCTACGAGCGCTGGGGAGAGTTGGACGGATAACGTGTGATTTTTTGAAAAAGTTTTCTCGAAAATATTTACATGACATGAAAGTCTTTTGTTATGTATAGCAGTAAAGCACACGTGCAGATAAATGCCGCAACAAATATGCTAATTAGAATTATTGCGAATTTCCCATCTGTCTGTGCGATTTTGTTTTTCAGTATGGGTGTAAATGAAATTATTGCGTAAGTTGAGCTTGTGAGGATTGCGGGGATGCAGAGACTCCCACAGCAAACGTATATGGTCAATGCAAAACCTGACATATCCATTTTTTCTCGCTTGGCTTTATTTTTTAGTATCCTTTTTTATTGTGGCTCAGCGTTTAAAAATCTGAATAGACCTCTTGCATAAGTGTGCCATAATAGGCACATGAACTATAAGACAATCGCACATCTCAAAGGTAGTGACTTCAAACGGCTAACTGGCGTCCAGCGCGAAACCTTCGAGCAGATGCTCACAGTCATTGAGAAAGGGCTGCGAGACTTCGGGAGACCGCCAAAACTGAGCCGAGCCGATCAGTTGTTGATGACCTTGATGTACTGGCGAGAATATCGCACAGAATTTCATATTGCGCAATCCTATGGTGTCAGTGAAGCAACCGTTTGCCGCACCATTCGCAAGGTAGAGGAGGCCTTAGTCCGTTCAAAAAAGTTTCGTTTGCCTGGCAAAAAGGCACTCCAAGCCAGTGACACGGTGTTCGAGGTAGTGCTGGTTGATGTCAGCGAACAGCCAGTGGAACGTCCAAAAAAAGCCAAAAACGGCATTACAGTGGCAAAAAGAAGCGTCACACCCAAAAAGCGCAGGTGATGGCTGATCGAAAAAGTACCCAAATCATAACCACCGCCTTTAGTCATGGAAGCAAACACGACTTCCAACTGTTCAAAGACGATGCCTGTGAGTTCTCTGAACATCTGCGTATTCTGGCAGATGCGGGCTATCAAGGATTGATGGAGTTTCATCAGAACAGTCAAACACCCTTCAAGAAATCCAAATACCATGCTCTGACGAAACGAGAGAAACAGAGCAATCGAAGCTTGGCACGGAAACGGATTGTGATTGAGCATATATTCCGTAAGTTGAAAGTGTTTCGCATTTTGAGCGAGAGGTATCGCAATCGTAGAAAGAGATTTGCTTTGCGCTTCAACCTGATTGCTGCTATTTACAACCTTGAACTCAACTCAATTTGACTTTTGCAAGAGGTCTATTATCTAATTTTCAACACAATTTTCCCAAACTGTTCGCCATGTTCGTATCTCGCGTACGCATCGCGTGCCTGTTCCAGCGGATAGACCGAATCGACGATCGGCGTCAACTTCCCGCTGAAAACGTGCTCCATCATCTCGCGGAAGTCATTGAGACTGCCCATCGTCGAGCCGATATGCGTTTGCTCGTTCCAAAACAGCAGGGATAGGTTGGTGGTGGCTTCACGTCCCGTCGTGCGCCCGTAGGTGACGATGCGCCCGCCCTTGCGCAGGATTCTCTGACTGTCGGGCCAGGTCGTTGCGCCAACATTTTCCACAACAAGATCCACGCCGCGTCCATTGGTGAGACTTCTCACTTCATCAAATGGACTCCCGGCTTTGCGGTTTACGGCGAAGTCCGCGCCTGCGAGACGGGCTTTCTCCATCTTCTCTTCGGAACTGGTGATGACGAAGACGCGCGCCCCAATCATTTTGCTTATCTGGATCGCCGCCACAGCCACACCGCCGCTTCCTCCCAGCACCAGGACATCTTCCCCCTTTTGCACTTTCGCGCGTGTGACCAATGCCCGCCATGCAGTTTGATACGCCAGCGGAGCCGCCGCCGCTGTGACGAAGTCAAAGCCGGCGGGGATGCGCATGAGTTTGTCGGCGTTCGCGGCGATGAATTCAGCATTGCCGCCGTGTCCGTTTGAGCCAAGGATGTCGTAATCGTTGCACAGGGTGACGCCACCTCTCAAGCAATATTCGCACGTTTCGCACGAGAGTGACGGGTTGACTACAACGGCATCGCCGATCTTCCAATCTTTTACATCCGGTGCGACCTCAGCAACCACGCCCGAAATATCCGAACCCGTCCACATGGGGAATTTATAGCTCCCATCGTCCGGTCCATGCAATGACCATAGCTCCAGGTGATTGAACGCGCTGGCATGCACGCGGATCAATACCTGTCCCGCACGGATCTTTGGCTCAGGCACTTCGGCTATTTGAATTTTGGATGCGTCTCCACATTCGTAAAATACAGCGGCTTTCATAGGGTTCCTTTTTGGAGTCAGTCAGCTTGCTGACGCAATTCGGGAGCATACCGCTATGCGGCACATAGCTCCCTGAATCCATATTCACTATTTGTAAATATCCTCATCATCCAGCGGGATGGGCGGCGGGGAATTTAGATCATAATCCCACACACCGCCTTCCTTCATCGCGGATGCCACATCGTAGGGCGTGGGCTGGAATTCGTAGTTCTGTGCTTCCATAAACTCAAGGATGAGTTTATGCGGCGGTTTTTCGACCTTGAAACTTTTTTGCACACGGTTCAGAAAAAACTTGGCGCTTTCGTTGGAGATCTGAAATATCCGCGCGATCTCTTCAAACGGCTTGACCTTATCCTTCATTTCAAGGCTTCCAGCGCGCGCTTTGCCAGTATCGCAGCGACATCCATGCGGTATTCGGCGGATGCCCATTCATCCGTCGCTTCGTGATAGGTGTTTTTCGCAGCTTCCTGAATTCCGTCCGCTTCGGTGCCGTCCATCGCCAACAGCGGATTTTTTCCATATCCGCCGAGCGTCAAGCGCGTGCGGCCCGAATTCCATTGTGCCAGTGCTGCGCAGACCAACGGCTTGTCGGCGGGAGTCCTCGAGACAAATTCAAACGCGGTTTTGACATTGAGCGGGATGCTGATGGATGTGATCAATCCCTTCGGGCGGGTGAGAATGAATTCCCCGATACTCGATGTTCGAGATTCGGTTTTCGAAGTATCGAATATCGTCATCTCGATTTTCGCATCCATCGCCAGCAGCATTGTGACGAAAGTGGAACGCCCGTCGCTTGCGACAATCGTCCCTGCAACCGTGGCAATGTTTCGCAAATTCAAGGGTACCTCAAGTTTTAGCGCGTTTTTTAACGATTCAAAGCAATGTTTGGATTCGAGCAAACTCTGCAATGTGCAAGTCGCTCCGATTTTCAATTCATTGCCGTTGACGCGGATCGAATCCAGCCCGAGATGCTGAAGATCCACGACGGAAACAGGGTCAGTCGTCGGCTGGGAAAGAAGCGTCCCGCCGCCAAGAGGGACGGTGCTTGGCTGGGTCAGAAGAGTCAGGGCTTCATCGAGAGTCTGTGGACGGTGATAGGTTGTGATCATGATGCCTCCATGCTGATTATATTATTACGCGGCGGGGTCGGGGTAGACCTTCCAGCCCAGTTCGTCCAAACGCGACATGTCGAATTGCTCCTGCGGGACGTTGACGTGCATGCCCGTACCCTCGGCAAGCAGTTCGTTCGTTTCGGCGTCGTAAATGCCCGCCCAAGCCTCGGCAATTTTCCCTTTGCTTTTTCCAACCTTGCCGACAATTCTCAACAATTTTCCAATGGGAACATTTTTGCGATACTTTACTTCGAGCTTGCCCGTGAACATGAAACGCGGATTATTCGGATCGCTGCCCATGTGTGCCCGCCCGCTGATTTCATCGATGAGCGCGGCGACGATGCCGCCATGCAAAACACCGGGGTACCCTTGAAAGTGATCGGGTGCAATGTATTGCGTTTCGACAACCCCGGGCCCGGTTTCATAAATATGCAAATGCAACCCTGCGGGGTTTTCCAATCCGCAAATAAAGCAATGACGCGAGTTCGGTTGTTTTATTTTTTGCATGATGACGATTATACTCTGGACATGTCCCAACCCAAAATTTTTATCACCCGCCTCATCCCCGACCTGGGGTTGAATCTCGTCAAGGAGCATTTCCCTTCCCCCGACATTTGGACTCACGACCTGCCCCCGACCCGTGAGCAATTGCTCGAAAAAGTCCGCGGCGTGGACGGTCTGCTCTGCCTGCTCACCGAGCGCGTGGATACAGAATTAATGGACGCCGCAGGTCCACAATTAAAGGCCATCTCCAGCATGTCGGTCGGTGTGGATCACATTGACGTCGCCGAAGCCACCAAACGCGGAATTCCCGTCGGCAACACACCTGGCGTTCTCACCGATGCCACCGCCGACCAGGCCTTTGCATTATTGCTCGCCGCCGCGCGCCGCGTGGTGGAAGGCGTGGATTACATCCGCAGCGGGCAGTGGACCACGTGGCACCCGCAGCTCCTGCTCGGCGCGGATCTGGTCGGCGCGACGCTTGGGATCGTGGGTTTTGGGCGCATTGGTCAGGCCGTTGCCAGACGTGCTCAGGGATTCGATATGCGCATCATTTTTTACGACCTGACCGCTGAACCCGCCTATGGTGCGCAATTCGTTGACCTTGATACCCTTTTACGCGAATCGGATTTTGTTTCCCTGCATGTGCCGCTTACACACGAAACAAAACATTTGGTAAACGCAGACTTTCTCTCGAAGATGAAACCGGATGCCATTCTCGTCAATACCACGCGCGGCGGCGTGGTGGATCAAACTGCGTTATACAACGTGCTGAAATCCAAACAAATATTCGCCGCCGCGCTGGATGTCACCGATCCCGAGCCTTTGCCCATGAACTCCCCGCTCCTGGAATTGGATAACTGCATCATCGTACCGCATCTCGGCAGTGCCAGCAAATGGACGCGCGGCCAAATGTCGAGACTGGCGGCAGAGAATTTGATCGCAGGGCTAAAAGGCGAGCGTTTGCCGAATAGTGCGAACCCTGAAGTATATGGTTGATGTTATTGCGGGGAGCGGAGCGACGAAGCAATGGCAAGGCTTACTTCTCTCCCCAGTGAATCGCGATCGTCCCGAACATCAAGCGTTTGAAACCCACATTTTTAAATCCCGCTTGCGTAAGCTGTGAGGCCATGTCTTCTGCGGTGACAAATCCCTCGGTGGTTTCGGGCAGGTAGCGGTAGGCGTCGCTCGCGCCTGTGATCAGCCTGCCGAGGACGGGGATGATGACATGCATGTGAAGCCAGATGAACGGCGACAGGATGTTCTTCCCCGGGCGGGTGGTGTCGAGAATGACGATGCGCCCGCCGTTTTTGAGGATGCGGTACTGCTCCAGGATGGCTTCGTTCAGATTGATGACGTTGCGCATCAAAAAGCCAGAGATGACGGCGTCGAAACTGGCATCCTCGAAGGGCAGGCGCAGGGCATCGGCGGCGGAGAAATCGAGGGTGCGGTTCCGCTTCCCGACGCGCATCATCTCCAACGTGAAGTCCGAAGCGATGACGCGGGCGTGGGGGAACTGCATCCGCGCCTCGCGGGCCAGATCGCCGGTGCCCGTTCCCAGGTCCAGTAAAGAGGCGGAGTTCGATATCCGTGCGAGTTGGATGACCTGCTTCCGCCAGCGGACATCCTGCCCGCCCGTCATCA of Anaerolineales bacterium contains these proteins:
- a CDS encoding FAD binding domain-containing protein, with amino-acid sequence MITTYHRPQTLDEALTLLTQPSTVPLGGGTLLSQPTTDPVSVVDLQHLGLDSIRVNGNELKIGATCTLQSLLESKHCFESLKNALKLEVPLNLRNIATVAGTIVASDGRSTFVTMLLAMDAKIEMTIFDTSKTESRTSSIGEFILTRPKGLITSISIPLNVKTAFEFVSRTPADKPLVCAALAQWNSGRTRLTLGGYGKNPLLAMDGTEADGIQEAAKNTYHEATDEWASAEYRMDVAAILAKRALEALK
- a CDS encoding PaaI family thioesterase, with translation MQKIKQPNSRHCFICGLENPAGLHLHIYETGPGVVETQYIAPDHFQGYPGVLHGGIVAALIDEISGRAHMGSDPNNPRFMFTGKLEVKYRKNVPIGKLLRIVGKVGKSKGKIAEAWAGIYDAETNELLAEGTGMHVNVPQEQFDMSRLDELGWKVYPDPAA
- a CDS encoding D-glycerate dehydrogenase → MSQPKIFITRLIPDLGLNLVKEHFPSPDIWTHDLPPTREQLLEKVRGVDGLLCLLTERVDTELMDAAGPQLKAISSMSVGVDHIDVAEATKRGIPVGNTPGVLTDATADQAFALLLAAARRVVEGVDYIRSGQWTTWHPQLLLGADLVGATLGIVGFGRIGQAVARRAQGFDMRIIFYDLTAEPAYGAQFVDLDTLLRESDFVSLHVPLTHETKHLVNADFLSKMKPDAILVNTTRGGVVDQTALYNVLKSKQIFAAALDVTDPEPLPMNSPLLELDNCIIVPHLGSASKWTRGQMSRLAAENLIAGLKGERLPNSANPEVYG
- a CDS encoding ubiquinone/menaquinone biosynthesis methyltransferase; translation: MTQLTGRDRAAYVQSMFTSIAKKYDLMNRLMTGGQDVRWRKQVIQLARISNSASLLDLGTGTGDLAREARMQFPHARVIASDFTLEMMRVGKRNRTLDFSAADALRLPFEDASFDAVISGFLMRNVINLNEAILEQYRILKNGGRIVILDTTRPGKNILSPFIWLHMHVIIPVLGRLITGASDAYRYLPETTEGFVTAEDMASQLTQAGFKNVGFKRLMFGTIAIHWGEK